One Halichoerus grypus chromosome 1, mHalGry1.hap1.1, whole genome shotgun sequence genomic region harbors:
- the PROK2 gene encoding prokineticin-2 isoform X1 → MRGPRCAPLLLLLLLPPLLLTPPAGDAAVITGACDKDPQCGGGMCCAVSIWVKSIRICTPMGKVGDSCHPLTRKNHFGNGRQERRKRKRRKRKKEVPFFGRRMHHTCPCMPGLACLRTSFNRFICLARK, encoded by the exons ATGAGGGGCCCGCGCTGCGCCccgctgctgctcctgctgctgctgccgccgctgctGCTCACGCCCCCAGCCGGGGACGCCGCAGTCATCACCGGG GCCTGCGACAAGGACCCCCAGTGTGGTGGAGGCATGTGCTGTGCTGTTAGTATCTGGGTTAAGAGCATAAGGATTTGCACACCTATGGGCAAAGTGGGAGACAGCTGCCATCCGCTGACTCGTAAA AACCATTTTGGAAAtggaaggcaggaaagaagaaagaggaagagaagaaaaaggaagaaggag GTTCCATTTTTTGGGCGGAGAATGCATCACACATGTCCATGTATGCCGGGCTTAGCCTGTTTACGGACTTCATTTAATCGATTTATTTGTTTAGCCCGAAAGTAA
- the PROK2 gene encoding prokineticin-2 isoform X2: MRGPRCAPLLLLLLLPPLLLTPPAGDAAVITGACDKDPQCGGGMCCAVSIWVKSIRICTPMGKVGDSCHPLTRKVPFFGRRMHHTCPCMPGLACLRTSFNRFICLARK, encoded by the exons ATGAGGGGCCCGCGCTGCGCCccgctgctgctcctgctgctgctgccgccgctgctGCTCACGCCCCCAGCCGGGGACGCCGCAGTCATCACCGGG GCCTGCGACAAGGACCCCCAGTGTGGTGGAGGCATGTGCTGTGCTGTTAGTATCTGGGTTAAGAGCATAAGGATTTGCACACCTATGGGCAAAGTGGGAGACAGCTGCCATCCGCTGACTCGTAAA GTTCCATTTTTTGGGCGGAGAATGCATCACACATGTCCATGTATGCCGGGCTTAGCCTGTTTACGGACTTCATTTAATCGATTTATTTGTTTAGCCCGAAAGTAA
- the GPR27 gene encoding putative G-protein coupled receptor 27, with the protein MANASEPGGGGGGGEAAALGLKLATLSLLLCVSLAGNVLFALLIVRERSLHRAPYYLLLDLCLADGLRALACLPAVMLAARRAAAAAGAQPGALGCKLLAFLAALFCFHAAFLLLGVGVTRYLAIAHHRFYAERLAGWPCAAMLVCAAWALALAAAFPPVLDGGGGDDEDAPCALEQRPDGAPGALGFLLLLAVVVGATHLVYLRLLFFIHDRRKMRPARLVPAVSHDWTFHGPGATGQAAANWTAGFGRGPTPPALVGIRPAGPGRGARRLLVLEEFKTEKRLCKMFYAVTLLFLLLWGPYVVASYLRVLVRPGAVPQAYLTASVWLTFAQAGINPVVCFLFNRELRDCFRAQFPCCQSPQTTQASLPCDLKGIGL; encoded by the coding sequence ATGGCGAACGCTAGCgagccgggcggcggcggcggcggcggcgaggcgGCCGCCCTGGGCCTCAAGCTGGCCACGCTCAGCCTGCTGCTGTGCGTGAGCCTGGCGGGCAACGTGCTGTTCGCGCTACTCATCGTGCGGGAGCGCAGCCTGCACCGCGCCCCGTACTACCTGCTGCTCGACCTGTGCCTGGCCGACGGGCTGCGCGCGCTCGCCTGCCTCCCGGCCGTCATGCTGGCGGCGCGGCGTGCGGCGGCCGCGGCGGGAGCGCAGCCGGGCGCGCTGGGCTGCAAGCTGCTCGCCTTCCTGGCCGCGCTCTTCTGCTTCCACGCCGCCTTTCTGCTGCTCGGCGTGGGCGTCACCCGCTACCTGGCCATCGCGCACCACCGCTTCTACGCCGAGCGCCTGGCCGGCTGGCCGTGCGCCGCCATGCTGGTGTGCGCCGCCTGGGCGCTGGCGCTGGCCGCGGCCTTCCCGCCCGTGCtggacggcggcggcggcgacgacGAGGACGCGCCGTGCGCCCTGGAGCAGCGGCCCGACGGCGCCCCCGGCGCGCTCGGCTTCTTGCTGCTGCTGGCAGTGGTCGTGGGCGCCACGCACCTCGTCTACCTCCGCCTGCTCTTCTTCATCCACGACCGCCGCAAGATGCGGCCCGCGCGCCTCGTGCCCGCCGTCAGCCACGACTGGACCTTCCACGGCCCCGGCGCCACCGGCCAGGCGGCCGCCAACTGGACGGCGGGCTTCGGCCGCGGGCCCACGCCGCCAGCGCTCGTGGGCATCCGGCCCGCGGGGCCCGGCCGCGGCGCGCGCCGCCTCCTGGTGCTCGAGGAGTTCAAGACGGAGAAGAGGCTGTGCAAGATGTTCTACGCCGTCACcctgctcttcctgctgctcTGGGGGCCCTACGTCGTGGCCAGTTACCTGCGGGTCTTGGTGCGGCCCGGCGCCGTCCCCCAGGCCTACCTGACGGCCTCCGTGTGGCTGACCTTTGCCCAGGCCGGCATCAACCCTGTCGTGTGCTTCCTCTTCAACAGGGAGCTGAGGGACTGCTTCAGGGCCCAGTTCCCCTGCTGTCAGAGCCCCCAGaccacccaggcctccctcccctgcGACCTGAAAGGCATTGGCTTATGA